The following proteins come from a genomic window of Gynuella sunshinyii YC6258:
- a CDS encoding YciI family protein → MFVVTIEYKVDLSQVEPHISAHMKYIEEYYQAGHFLLSGRKQPRTGGVILAKAESMAQMQAIVAEDPFFKADIADFEIIEFIASNSSAELAGFRE, encoded by the coding sequence GTGTTTGTTGTAACGATTGAATATAAAGTGGATCTATCACAGGTTGAGCCTCATATATCGGCACACATGAAATATATCGAGGAGTATTACCAGGCCGGGCACTTCTTACTGTCAGGACGAAAACAACCCAGAACCGGTGGTGTCATCCTGGCTAAAGCGGAGTCAATGGCACAAATGCAGGCGATAGTTGCTGAGGATCCATTCTTCAAGGCGGATATTGCCGATTTTGAGATTATTGAATTCATAGCCTCTAACAGCAGTGCCGAACTGGCAGGATTTCGCGAGTAG